The window CGCCACAGCGGGGTTTGGTATTGCCCGGTTTGGTAACCGGCGATGATGTCATCACCCAGATACTGGTAATCCTGACTGCCCGCGCCATCTGTGCGGCCGATGCGCTTGCCGTCGGCATCGTAACGGTAGCGGCCCAGCAGGGTGCCGGCGGCGCTGTCCAGATTGATCTGGGTCAGTTGTTGCTGGCTGTTGTACTGGAAGGCGTGTTTGACCGTGCCAACGGTCTTCAGCGTCAGGTTGCCGTTCGGGTCGTATTGGTAGCTGGCCAGTACTTCGCCGCTGGCCGCAGTTATCCGCCGAAATCAACCACTCTGACCTCTTCGATTATTAAATCATTCTGACTTTCCCGATTTGCCCCTTACATAGTCGTCAAGATATGCTTCCAAGGGCTTGGCAGTCCCTAGAACATGAAGTTCTCCAGATTGCTTATCAATCAGGAATGGTCCGTTTCCAGCTAGCTGAGCCGATGAATTACCTGTTTCCAAATACTCTTTTGACTGGTAGCAAAAAAACCACCCGTCAGAAAACTCTCCTTCATGTGTTAACTGCAAAGGAATCTCTGAGTCTCTCAGATATTCCCTGGCCCGCTCCAAAGCATATTTATAGGTGATCATTGGTTAGTTCTCAGTAACTGCAATGTCTTAAAATTACTCGGATTTGCTGGCTTTCCAGTCTGCCCATCAAGATACCGAACAACCCCATTCTGATTAACCACATTAAATACGCGACCTGGCTGACCTGGACCATAGGAACCAAACACAATCCCACGAGCGCCATCCCCAGCACCTGCCATTTGCTGGGTGATGTTTTCAGGCGCCGATACACCGCCAAACTTAGCTCCGTATTGCTTCTCCAGCACAGTCAATGGAACTCCCTTGGTGGAGTTTATCGGCAGTGCAGATGCTGGGTTTCCTGCCAGGGTTGCATCAGTAGCAATCGAACAATTAACGCAGTTATGGGTTCGTCCAGCAACCGGATAACCTGGATTGACGTTCCTTATTGAACCTGCTGTTTTATCGGCAACTCCTGTCGCTTTTGCACCATTTCCCGCAACTCTTGTTTCCGCTACAGCCAATC of the Chitinivorax sp. B genome contains:
- a CDS encoding YrhB domain-containing protein, which translates into the protein MITYKYALERAREYLRDSEIPLQLTHEGEFSDGWFFCYQSKEYLETGNSSAQLAGNGPFLIDKQSGELHVLGTAKPLEAYLDDYVRGKSGKSE